The Rhodoferax sediminis genome has a segment encoding these proteins:
- the nagZ gene encoding beta-N-acetylhexosaminidase encodes MSQHAPLIIDIAGLTLSKADRRRLKHSLTGGIILFARNWQDRAQLTALCRDIKKIRQDLLICVDHEGGRVQRFRTDGFTHLPPMRALGELWLTQPLQATNAATACGYVLGAELRACGVDFSFTPVLDLDFGASSVIGDRAFGRDPRVVALLAKSLMHGLLQSGMANCGKHFPGHGFVRADSHTDVPVDRRSLKAILADDAAPYQWLSTTLSSVMPAHVIYPKVDARPAGFSSKWLGDILRGRLGFGGAIFSDDLSMAGARLLDGRPVSYTEAAVAALAAGCDLVLLCNQSVGDGKEVDALLDGLVVAQLRGQWHPMEASEERRRALLPLAPPLAWDALMVQPAYMHALDLLP; translated from the coding sequence ATGTCCCAGCACGCCCCCCTCATCATCGACATCGCCGGCCTGACGCTGAGCAAAGCCGACCGCCGCCGCCTCAAGCATTCCTTGACCGGCGGCATCATCCTGTTCGCGCGCAACTGGCAAGACCGCGCGCAGCTCACGGCCTTGTGCCGCGATATCAAGAAGATCCGCCAGGACCTGCTGATCTGCGTGGACCACGAGGGCGGGCGCGTGCAGCGCTTCAGGACCGATGGCTTCACCCATCTGCCGCCGATGCGCGCGCTGGGCGAGCTGTGGCTGACGCAGCCGCTGCAGGCCACCAACGCAGCCACCGCCTGCGGCTACGTGCTCGGCGCCGAGTTGCGCGCCTGCGGCGTGGACTTCAGCTTTACCCCGGTGCTGGATCTGGATTTTGGCGCCAGCAGCGTCATTGGCGACCGCGCCTTTGGGCGCGATCCGCGCGTGGTGGCGCTGCTGGCCAAGAGCCTGATGCACGGCCTCTTGCAAAGCGGCATGGCCAATTGCGGCAAACACTTCCCGGGCCATGGTTTCGTGCGGGCCGACTCGCACACCGACGTGCCCGTGGACCGGCGCAGCCTCAAGGCCATCCTGGCCGACGATGCGGCGCCGTACCAGTGGCTCAGTACCACGCTGTCCAGCGTCATGCCGGCCCACGTGATCTACCCCAAGGTCGATGCCCGGCCGGCCGGTTTCTCGTCCAAGTGGCTGGGCGACATTCTGCGCGGCCGCCTGGGTTTTGGCGGCGCGATTTTCAGCGACGACCTCAGCATGGCCGGGGCGCGCCTGCTCGATGGCCGGCCCGTGAGCTACACCGAGGCGGCCGTGGCGGCACTCGCCGCGGGCTGCGACTTGGTGTTGCTGTGCAACCAGAGTGTGGGCGACGGCAAAGAGGTGGACGCCCTGCTGGACGGCCTGGTCGTCGCGCAGCTGCGCGGGCAGTGGCATCCGATGGAGGCCAGCGAAGAGCGCCGGCGCGCGTTGCTGCCGCTCGCACCACCGCTGGCCTGGGACGCGCTGATGGTGCAGCCAGCCTACATGCACGCGCTGGATTTACTGCCCTGA
- the era gene encoding GTPase Era, producing MNNATKTVASSEEPTGATGSIESKNLGVASAGAAGQHCGLIAIVGKPNVGKSTLLNALVGQKISITSNKAQTTRHRITGIRTRGATQFVFADTPGFQTRHNTALNKSLNKTVLGAVSDVDLILFVVEAGSFTLADAKVLSLLKQDIPTLLIANKLDNIHRRAEIAPWLKSMQERHPFTEFVPMSAKSPKDVERLFGICEKYLPEQPWMYAEDELTDRSEKFLASETVREKLFRFTGDELPYTSTVIIDKFEEEMGKNHSRLVKIAATIVVEREGHKAMVIGEKGERLKRIGTEARQELEKLMEAKVFLELWVKVRSGWADDEARVRSFGYE from the coding sequence ATGAACAATGCTACGAAAACTGTAGCTTCCAGTGAAGAACCCACGGGGGCTACAGGCTCAATTGAGTCTAAAAACCTGGGTGTAGCCAGTGCCGGCGCAGCGGGTCAGCACTGCGGCCTGATCGCCATCGTGGGCAAGCCCAATGTGGGCAAGTCCACGCTGCTCAACGCGCTGGTGGGCCAGAAGATCAGCATCACCTCGAACAAGGCGCAAACCACGCGCCACCGCATCACGGGCATCCGCACGCGCGGCGCCACGCAGTTCGTGTTCGCCGATACGCCGGGTTTCCAGACGCGGCACAACACGGCGCTGAACAAGTCGCTCAACAAGACCGTGCTGGGCGCGGTCAGCGATGTGGACCTGATCCTGTTCGTGGTCGAGGCCGGCAGCTTCACGCTGGCCGATGCCAAGGTGCTGTCGCTGCTCAAACAAGACATCCCGACCCTGTTGATCGCCAACAAGCTCGACAACATCCACCGCCGCGCCGAAATCGCGCCCTGGCTCAAGAGCATGCAGGAGCGCCACCCGTTCACCGAGTTCGTGCCGATGTCGGCCAAGAGCCCCAAGGATGTCGAGCGGCTGTTCGGCATCTGCGAGAAATACCTGCCCGAGCAGCCCTGGATGTACGCCGAGGACGAACTCACCGACCGCAGCGAGAAGTTCCTGGCCTCCGAGACCGTGCGCGAAAAGCTGTTCCGCTTCACCGGCGACGAGCTGCCCTACACCTCCACGGTCATCATCGACAAGTTCGAGGAGGAAATGGGCAAGAACCACAGCCGGCTGGTCAAGATCGCGGCCACCATCGTGGTCGAGCGCGAAGGCCACAAGGCCATGGTGATTGGCGAGAAGGGCGAGCGCCTCAAGCGCATCGGCACCGAGGCGCGCCAGGAGCTGGAAAAACTGATGGAAGCCAAGGTGTTTCTCGAGCTCTGGGTCAAGGTGCGCTCGGGCTGGGCCGATGACGAGGCGCGCGTGCGCTCTTTTGGCTATGAGTAG
- the rnc gene encoding ribonuclease III, producing MTGGLASLQARLQHSFSDSRLLERAVTHRSFSSDHNERLEFLGDSVLSLAVSSLLYDRLRDLPEGDLSRIRANLVKQDTLHRLALELGLSSVIRLGEGEARSGGQKRPSILADVLEALIGAVYLDAGYGTAEALVHRLFQAVEINPTMQAIGKDPKTELQEWLQGRKMKLPSYRVVGTLGAAHKQTFDVECEITELGATERGIGGSRRAGEQAAAAAMLTHLKAKIK from the coding sequence GTGACGGGCGGCCTCGCCAGCCTGCAAGCACGCTTGCAGCACAGCTTTTCCGATTCCCGCTTGCTTGAGCGTGCCGTCACGCACCGCAGCTTTTCTTCCGACCATAACGAGCGTCTCGAATTTCTGGGCGACTCCGTTCTGAGCCTGGCGGTTTCCAGCCTGCTGTACGACAGGCTGCGTGACCTGCCCGAGGGCGATCTGTCGCGCATCCGCGCCAACCTGGTCAAGCAGGACACGTTGCACCGGCTGGCGCTGGAACTGGGCCTGTCCAGTGTGATCCGTCTCGGGGAGGGTGAGGCCCGCTCCGGCGGCCAAAAGCGCCCCTCGATCCTGGCCGATGTGCTCGAGGCCCTGATCGGGGCCGTCTACCTGGATGCGGGCTACGGCACGGCCGAGGCACTGGTACACCGCCTGTTCCAGGCGGTCGAGATCAACCCCACGATGCAGGCCATCGGCAAGGACCCCAAGACCGAGTTGCAGGAATGGCTGCAGGGGCGCAAGATGAAGCTGCCAAGCTACCGCGTGGTGGGCACCCTGGGCGCGGCCCATAAGCAGACGTTTGACGTGGAATGCGAAATCACCGAACTGGGCGCCACCGAGCGTGGCATTGGCGGCTCGAGGCGCGCCGGTGAACAGGCCGCGGCGGCGGCGATGCTGACCCACCTGAAAGCGAAGATCAAATGA
- a CDS encoding patatin-like phospholipase family protein, giving the protein MNPTHTSDSRRINLALQGGGSHGAFTWGVLDALLEDGRIEIEGISGTSAGAMNAVALAQGLAQAADKPGADPREAARAALARFWNGIVDMGAVSSSISQAQRAPFDLLFGGLGSSIGGNSPAQLWTDAMTSFWAGSVSPYQSNPFDINPLMKFLESQIDFERLAAHKGTRVFAVATCVQTGKAEVFSGKRLTARAVMASACLPMVFQAVEIEGHHYWDGGYSGNPAIHPLIYQCQSRDVLLVQLNPIKRDKLPTTAAEIMDRTSEITFNGALIAEMRAIAFVKRLLAEGKLDPARYKDVLMHRIDGGEALEAYDASSKSSMDGKLILALRDLGISCTRQWLGKRYKSLGVMDTVNIARDYLDDLRVPVQEARNGASSVTSG; this is encoded by the coding sequence ATGAACCCGACCCATACATCCGACTCCCGCCGCATCAATCTGGCCCTGCAGGGCGGTGGCTCCCACGGCGCCTTCACCTGGGGCGTGCTCGATGCGCTGCTGGAAGATGGCCGCATCGAGATCGAGGGCATCAGCGGCACCAGCGCGGGCGCCATGAATGCGGTGGCGCTGGCGCAGGGTCTGGCCCAAGCCGCCGACAAGCCCGGTGCCGACCCGCGTGAGGCCGCGCGTGCCGCGCTGGCCCGCTTCTGGAACGGCATCGTCGACATGGGCGCCGTGTCGTCGTCCATTTCGCAAGCGCAGCGTGCGCCGTTCGATCTGCTATTTGGCGGGCTGGGCAGCTCGATCGGCGGCAACTCCCCCGCCCAACTCTGGACCGATGCCATGACCAGCTTCTGGGCGGGCTCGGTGTCGCCCTACCAGAGCAATCCGTTCGATATCAATCCCTTGATGAAATTCCTGGAGAGCCAGATCGATTTCGAGCGGCTGGCGGCGCACAAGGGCACCCGGGTGTTCGCGGTGGCCACCTGCGTGCAGACCGGCAAGGCCGAGGTGTTTTCGGGCAAGCGGCTGACCGCCCGTGCGGTCATGGCCTCGGCCTGCCTGCCCATGGTGTTCCAGGCGGTCGAGATCGAGGGTCACCACTATTGGGACGGCGGCTACTCGGGCAACCCCGCGATCCACCCCCTGATCTACCAATGCCAGAGCCGCGACGTGTTGCTGGTGCAACTCAACCCGATCAAGCGCGACAAGCTGCCCACCACCGCCGCCGAAATCATGGACCGGACCAGCGAGATCACCTTCAACGGCGCCCTGATCGCCGAGATGCGCGCCATCGCCTTCGTCAAGCGCCTGCTGGCCGAGGGCAAGCTCGATCCCGCGCGCTACAAGGATGTGCTGATGCACCGCATCGACGGCGGCGAAGCGCTGGAAGCGTACGACGCGTCCAGCAAGTCATCGATGGACGGCAAGCTGATCCTTGCCTTGCGCGACCTCGGCATCAGTTGCACCCGACAGTGGCTCGGCAAGCGCTACAAGTCGCTCGGGGTGATGGACACCGTGAATATCGCGCGCGACTATCTGGATGACCTTCGGGTGCCGGTGCAGGAGGCCAGAAATGGCGCCTCGTCTGTGACGTCCGGCTGA
- the acpS gene encoding holo-ACP synthase: MIYGIGTDICDVRRIRASVERHGERFAQKILSDVEFATWTARSARWPERGIRYLATRFSAKEAFSKAIGLGMRLPMSWRLCEVGKLASGKPCIVLHGGLKTWFESQGLSAHVSVTDETDYAASFCVVEKI; the protein is encoded by the coding sequence GTGATTTACGGCATCGGCACCGACATCTGCGACGTGCGCCGCATCCGCGCCAGCGTGGAACGCCACGGCGAACGCTTTGCGCAAAAAATCCTCAGCGACGTCGAGTTCGCCACCTGGACGGCGCGCAGCGCACGCTGGCCCGAGCGCGGCATCCGCTACCTGGCGACCCGCTTTTCGGCCAAGGAGGCCTTCAGCAAGGCGATTGGTCTGGGCATGCGCCTGCCGATGAGCTGGCGGCTGTGCGAGGTGGGCAAACTTGCCAGCGGCAAGCCCTGCATCGTGCTGCACGGCGGCCTGAAAACCTGGTTTGAATCGCAGGGCCTGAGCGCGCACGTCAGCGTGACCGACGAGACCGATTACGCGGCGAGCTTTTGCGTGGTTGAAAAAATATAG
- a CDS encoding YgjP-like metallopeptidase domain-containing protein yields the protein MQNLKYLSGYPDDVKAQVHRLVQQSRLGELLLKKYRTPAHGVRTDRALYDYVMALKNDFLRSSDPLSKVAFDSKLHVIQNALGTHSTVSRVQGGKLKSKREIRVATLFRDAPAGFLKMIAVHELAHIKEKQHDKAFYQLCTHMEPDYHQLEFDLRLYLTHLDLVGPLAWPGAAGAEASGQ from the coding sequence ATGCAAAACCTGAAATACCTGTCGGGCTACCCGGACGACGTCAAAGCGCAGGTGCACCGGCTCGTCCAGCAAAGCCGCCTGGGCGAACTGCTGCTCAAAAAATACCGCACGCCCGCGCACGGCGTGCGCACCGACAGGGCGCTGTACGACTACGTGATGGCGCTCAAGAACGACTTCCTGCGCAGCTCCGATCCCCTGAGCAAGGTCGCCTTCGACAGCAAGCTGCACGTCATCCAGAACGCCCTGGGCACGCACAGCACCGTGTCACGGGTGCAGGGCGGCAAGCTCAAGTCCAAGCGCGAAATCCGTGTCGCCACCCTGTTCAGGGACGCGCCGGCCGGGTTCCTGAAGATGATCGCGGTGCACGAGCTGGCGCACATCAAGGAAAAGCAGCACGACAAGGCCTTCTACCAGCTCTGCACCCACATGGAACCCGACTACCACCAGCTGGAGTTCGACCTGCGCCTGTACCTGACGCACCTCGATCTGGTGGGTCCGCTGGCGTGGCCCGGGGCGGCCGGCGCCGAGGCGTCAGGGCAGTAA
- a CDS encoding DUF4845 domain-containing protein, with amino-acid sequence MQRQFKSRQRGLSFIGLIFFGGILACIGVMLAQVAPTVIEYQSISKAVDKAAREGNSVVEVRTIFDKAADIDYITAITGKDLDVTKDGDKVVVNFAYNKEIHMVGPAYLLLKYSGRSK; translated from the coding sequence ATGCAACGTCAATTCAAATCGAGGCAGCGCGGTCTTTCCTTCATCGGGTTGATTTTCTTCGGTGGCATCCTGGCCTGTATCGGCGTGATGCTGGCACAGGTCGCGCCCACCGTCATCGAATACCAGTCGATCTCCAAAGCCGTCGACAAGGCGGCCCGCGAGGGCAATTCGGTCGTCGAAGTGCGCACGATTTTTGACAAGGCCGCCGACATTGACTACATCACCGCCATCACTGGAAAAGACCTGGACGTTACCAAGGACGGCGACAAGGTGGTCGTCAACTTTGCCTACAACAAGGAAATCCACATGGTCGGCCCCGCGTACCTGCTGCTGAAATACAGCGGGCGCTCCAAGTAA
- a CDS encoding pyridoxine 5'-phosphate synthase, translated as MNKTALSVNVNLVAQVRNRRNLGFPSVTRAALLCLQAGAQGITVHPRPDERHIRPHDVQELAELLKAWPDREFNIEGNPFQNLMGFVRAQRPQQCTFVPDSEDQPTSDHGWDLTRDGERLRPLIAEAHALGARVSLFMDAEPQAMAAAKAVGADRVELYTEPYAAAWGTPGQAAQLQRFTRTAQAAIDAGLEINAGHDLNRDNLAAFLKQVPGVREVSIGHALMADALELGYAATVKEYLRCIDQAFA; from the coding sequence ATGAACAAAACGGCGCTGTCGGTCAATGTCAATCTCGTGGCGCAGGTGCGCAACCGGCGCAACCTGGGTTTTCCCAGCGTCACGCGCGCGGCCCTGCTGTGCCTGCAGGCCGGAGCGCAGGGCATCACGGTGCATCCGCGGCCCGATGAGCGGCATATCCGGCCGCATGACGTGCAGGAGCTGGCCGAGCTGCTGAAAGCCTGGCCGGATCGCGAATTCAACATCGAAGGCAACCCGTTTCAGAACCTGATGGGCTTCGTGCGCGCGCAGCGGCCGCAGCAGTGCACCTTTGTGCCGGACTCCGAGGACCAGCCGACCAGCGACCACGGCTGGGATTTGACGCGCGACGGCGAGCGGCTGCGCCCGCTGATCGCCGAGGCCCATGCGCTGGGCGCGCGCGTCAGCCTGTTCATGGACGCCGAGCCACAAGCCATGGCGGCCGCGAAGGCCGTGGGCGCCGATCGTGTGGAGCTGTACACCGAGCCCTATGCCGCGGCGTGGGGCACGCCCGGGCAAGCCGCGCAGCTGCAGCGGTTCACACGCACCGCGCAGGCCGCGATTGACGCGGGCCTGGAAATCAACGCCGGCCACGACCTGAACCGCGACAACCTCGCCGCCTTTTTGAAGCAGGTGCCCGGCGTGCGCGAAGTCTCGATCGGCCATGCGCTGATGGCCGACGCGCTGGAGCTGGGCTATGCCGCCACGGTAAAGGAGTACCTGCGCTGTATCGACCAGGCCTTCGCATGA
- the recO gene encoding DNA repair protein RecO, whose product MAAKRISDEPAYVLHRYDWSESSLILEVFTRQQGRVALVAKGAKRPSSSFRPVLLPLQPLRVTYSLGAGGDAEIHTLKGAEWVGGHVMPTGDALLSGYYLNELLLRLLARDDPHQRLFDSYCSVVQVLASEHGEALQPALRAFELLLLREIGLLPLLDAQTMTLGALQADTRYVLVPEGGLRQSHAQDRASLSGAQWAALQHSLDNEAPFTATLRACAEVMAELKPQLRTLLHYHCGVATLKTRQMMLDIQSL is encoded by the coding sequence GTGGCGGCTAAACGCATCTCCGACGAGCCGGCCTATGTGCTGCACCGCTACGACTGGAGCGAGTCGAGCCTGATTCTCGAAGTGTTCACGCGCCAGCAGGGCCGGGTCGCGCTGGTGGCCAAGGGGGCCAAACGGCCCAGCTCCAGCTTTCGCCCGGTGCTGCTGCCGCTGCAGCCGCTGCGCGTCACGTATTCGCTCGGGGCGGGCGGCGACGCCGAAATTCACACCCTCAAGGGCGCGGAATGGGTCGGCGGCCATGTGATGCCCACCGGCGACGCGCTCCTGTCGGGCTACTACCTCAACGAGCTGCTGCTGCGCCTGCTGGCCCGCGACGATCCGCACCAGCGGCTGTTCGACAGCTATTGCTCCGTGGTGCAGGTGCTGGCGTCCGAGCATGGCGAGGCCCTGCAACCCGCGCTGCGCGCCTTCGAGCTGCTGCTGCTGCGCGAGATCGGCCTGCTGCCGCTGCTCGATGCGCAAACCATGACGCTCGGCGCGCTGCAGGCCGACACCCGCTACGTGCTGGTGCCGGAGGGCGGCCTGCGCCAGAGCCATGCACAGGACCGGGCCAGCCTGAGCGGCGCGCAGTGGGCCGCGCTGCAGCATTCGCTGGACAACGAGGCGCCGTTTACCGCCACGCTGCGTGCCTGCGCCGAGGTGATGGCCGAGCTCAAGCCCCAATTGCGCACGCTGCTGCACTACCATTGCGGTGTCGCCACCCTCAAAACGCGGCAGATGATGCTGGATATCCAATCGCTATGA
- the lysS gene encoding lysine--tRNA ligase, translating to MSDHKNHSAPVAAPDENLLILERREKLKAIRQRQREGKGVAFPNDFKPTDHAATLFTAHDGKSTEELAALGIPAKIAGRMMLKRVMGKASFATLQDGSGRIQIYVTRDAVGEELYTRFKHWDLGDIVAAEGQVFKTKTGELSIHASNVRLLTKSLRPMPDKFHGMADQETKYRQRYVDLMTDESARERFKARSRAVSAIRDFMVENDFLEVETPMLHPIPGGANAKPFKTHHNALDQEMFLRIAPELYLKRLIVGGFERVFEINRSYRNEGISVRHNPEFTMMEFYAAYWNYLDLMSFTEAIIRNVAQKTLGTLQLQYGGKPVDLSQPFERLTIVEAILKHTDAGAHVDDAAWLTNALKKLGLSEGKNKLSSRSLPSLQVLYFEETVEEKLWQPTFIMEHPTEISPLARANDERPEVTERFELYITGREFGNGFSELNDAEDQAARFQAQVAAKDGGDDEAMFYDHDFVRALEYGMPPTGGCGIGIDRLMMLLTDSPSIRDVILFPALRRES from the coding sequence ATGTCTGACCACAAAAACCATTCGGCGCCCGTCGCCGCGCCCGACGAAAACCTGCTGATCCTGGAGCGCCGCGAAAAACTCAAGGCCATCCGCCAGCGTCAGCGCGAGGGCAAGGGCGTCGCCTTCCCCAATGACTTCAAGCCGACCGACCATGCTGCCACGCTGTTTACCGCGCACGATGGGAAAAGCACCGAAGAGCTGGCAGCACTGGGCATCCCCGCCAAGATCGCCGGGCGCATGATGCTCAAGCGCGTGATGGGCAAGGCCAGCTTTGCGACGCTGCAGGACGGCAGCGGGCGCATCCAGATCTACGTCACGCGCGATGCCGTCGGCGAAGAGCTGTACACCCGCTTCAAGCATTGGGATCTGGGCGACATCGTGGCCGCCGAGGGCCAGGTCTTCAAGACCAAGACCGGCGAGCTATCGATCCACGCCAGCAACGTGCGCCTGCTCACCAAGAGCCTGCGCCCCATGCCCGACAAGTTCCACGGCATGGCCGACCAGGAAACCAAGTACCGCCAGCGCTATGTGGACCTGATGACCGACGAGTCGGCGCGCGAGCGCTTCAAGGCACGCAGCCGCGCCGTCAGCGCGATCCGCGACTTTATGGTGGAGAACGATTTTCTGGAGGTCGAGACGCCCATGCTGCACCCCATTCCCGGGGGCGCCAACGCCAAACCGTTCAAGACGCACCACAACGCGCTGGATCAGGAAATGTTCCTGCGCATCGCGCCCGAGCTGTACCTCAAGCGCCTGATCGTGGGCGGCTTCGAGCGCGTGTTCGAGATCAACCGCAGCTACCGCAACGAAGGCATCTCGGTGCGCCACAACCCCGAGTTCACCATGATGGAGTTCTACGCTGCGTACTGGAACTACCTGGATCTGATGAGTTTTACCGAAGCCATCATCCGCAATGTGGCGCAGAAGACCCTGGGCACGCTGCAGCTCCAGTACGGCGGCAAACCGGTGGATCTGTCGCAGCCGTTCGAGCGGCTGACCATCGTCGAAGCCATTCTCAAACACACCGACGCCGGCGCCCATGTGGACGACGCCGCCTGGCTGACCAATGCGCTCAAAAAGCTGGGCCTGTCGGAGGGGAAAAACAAACTATCGAGCCGCTCGCTGCCCAGCCTGCAGGTGCTGTACTTCGAAGAGACCGTGGAAGAAAAGCTCTGGCAGCCGACCTTCATCATGGAGCACCCGACCGAGATTTCACCGCTGGCGCGCGCCAACGACGAACGTCCTGAAGTCACCGAGCGCTTCGAGCTCTACATCACCGGGCGCGAATTCGGCAATGGCTTTTCCGAGCTCAACGACGCCGAGGACCAGGCGGCGCGCTTCCAGGCGCAGGTGGCGGCCAAGGACGGCGGCGACGACGAAGCCATGTTCTACGACCACGACTTCGTGCGCGCCCTCGAATACGGCATGCCGCCCACGGGCGGCTGCGGCATCGGCATCGACCGCCTGATGATGCTGCTGACCGACAGCCCCAGCATCCGCGACGTGATTTTATTCCCGGCCTTGCGACGGGAATCCTGA